In Candidatus Omnitrophota bacterium, a single window of DNA contains:
- a CDS encoding tetratricopeptide repeat protein, giving the protein FIFGVLAVFSQVSADAVRNESLSGFISKIAVPCYGVVFYVNKIFFPVKLSCFYPYFSIMKGGALFLYPIITFAVMAFSVIWSGKYTRKVIFGASFFLITILPVLQFIPIGGTFVSDRYTYLPAIGIFYMLAAGWMWLYERRTRKQRLIRVLLVGLFMIAAGALVFLSRQRCRVWKDSVTLWSDVLRKYPGVSLAYNNRGAEFIARKEYAKAHEDLICAITLDPNYDDAWFNLGDLYASQGNYDEAIKQFNKVLTIRPDDMGVYNRLAVICGLTGKHAEAVNICKAAIKINPDDFMAYVNLCSAYGSLGYFKEAVACGEKAVTLNPRSALACINLSAAYFYSGDYGVAVKYCDKAMALGYKVNPRYLQELSINKNDPGLKK; this is encoded by the coding sequence TTTATATTCGGGGTGCTGGCGGTCTTTAGCCAGGTATCCGCGGACGCAGTGCGCAATGAGAGCCTATCCGGTTTTATAAGTAAGATCGCAGTGCCGTGTTACGGCGTAGTTTTTTATGTGAACAAGATATTCTTTCCTGTAAAGCTCTCTTGCTTTTATCCGTATTTTTCCATAATGAAAGGCGGGGCGCTGTTTCTGTATCCCATAATTACTTTCGCGGTTATGGCTTTTAGCGTGATTTGGTCCGGCAAATACACAAGAAAGGTTATTTTTGGAGCCTCGTTTTTTCTTATTACTATACTCCCGGTTTTGCAGTTCATCCCGATAGGAGGGACCTTTGTTTCCGACCGGTATACTTACTTGCCGGCAATAGGTATTTTTTATATGTTGGCGGCAGGGTGGATGTGGTTATATGAGAGGCGAACAAGGAAGCAGCGCCTGATCCGGGTATTACTTGTGGGACTCTTTATGATAGCCGCAGGCGCGCTGGTCTTTTTATCCAGGCAAAGATGCCGGGTTTGGAAGGATAGCGTGACTTTATGGAGCGATGTTCTGAGGAAATACCCCGGCGTATCGCTGGCGTATAATAATCGAGGGGCTGAATTCATCGCAAGAAAAGAATACGCCAAAGCGCATGAAGACCTTATTTGTGCTATAACCCTGGATCCTAATTATGATGACGCGTGGTTCAATCTTGGAGATTTGTATGCTTCTCAGGGGAATTATGACGAAGCGATTAAGCAGTTCAATAAGGTATTAACGATCAGGCCGGATGACATGGGCGTCTACAACAGGCTGGCTGTTATATGCGGCTTGACCGGCAAGCACGCCGAAGCGGTCAATATCTGTAAGGCGGCGATCAAGATCAATCCGGATGATTTTATGGCATACGTCAATCTTTGCAGCGCTTATGGCAGCCTGGGGTATTTCAAAGAGGCGGTTGCTTGCGGGGAGAAGGCGGTAACCCTTAATCCCAGGTCTGCCTTGGCCTGCATTAATCTTTCAGCAGCTTATTTCTACTCCGGGGATTATGGCGTTGCTGTAAAATATTGCGATAAGGCAATGGCTTTGGGTTATAAGGTAAACCCGAGGTATCTGCAGGAGCTTTCGATAAATAAAAACGATCCGGGTTTAAAAAAATAA